Proteins co-encoded in one Rattus rattus isolate New Zealand chromosome 5, Rrattus_CSIRO_v1, whole genome shotgun sequence genomic window:
- the Gid8 gene encoding glucose-induced degradation protein 8 homolog, whose amino-acid sequence MSYAEKPDEITKDEWMEKLNNLHVQRADMNRLIMNYLVTEGFKEAAEKFRMESGIEPSVDLETLDERIKIREMILKGQIQEAIALINSLHPELLDTNRYLYFHLQQQHLIELIRQRETEAALEFAQTQLAEQGEESRECLTEMERTLALLAFDSPEESPFGDLLHMMQRQKVWSEVNQAVLDYENRESTPKLAKLLKLLLWAQNELDQKKVKYPKMTDLSKGVIEEPK is encoded by the exons ATGAGTTACGCAGAAAAGCCCGATGAAATAACCAAAGATGAATGGATGGAAAAGCTCAACAACTTACATGTTCAGCGCGCAGACATGAACCGACTCATCATGAACTACCTAGTCACAG AGGGCTTTAAGGAAGCAGCAGAGAAATTTCGGATGGAGTCAGGGATCGAACCAAGTGTGGACCTAGAAACACTCGATGAGCGAATCAAGATTCGGGAGATGATTCTGAAGGGTCAGATCCAGGAGGCTATTGCCTTGATCAACAGCCTCCACCCAGAGCTCCTAGACACAAACCGGTATCTTTACTTCCACCTGCAG CAACAGCACCTGATCGAGCTTATCCGTCAGCGAGAGACAGAAGCAGCTTTGGAGTTTGCCCAGACGCAACTGGCAGAGCAGGGTGAGGAAAGCAGAGAATGCCTCACAGAAATGGAGCGCACATTGGCCTTGCTGGCCTTCGATAGCCCTGAGGAGTCGCCCTTTGGAGACCTCCTCCATATGATGCAGAGGCAAAAG gTGTGGAGTGAAGTTAACCAGGCTGTTCTGGATTATGAGAATCGAGAGTCCACACCCAAGCTGGCAAAATTACTGAAACTGCTACTTTGGGCTCAGAATGAGCTAGACcagaagaaagtaaaatatcCCAAAATGACAGACCTCAGCAAAGGTGTGATTGAGGAGCCCAAGTAG